The following are encoded in a window of Nocardioides houyundeii genomic DNA:
- a CDS encoding wax ester/triacylglycerol synthase family O-acyltransferase: MRRLNGEDAGFLYMDLPQQAMCSMALGVLGGDGPPLSLADVRRHVEARLDQLPSWRWRIVRVPLGLHHPVAVRDPHFDLDQHLQAITIEGDAGLDAAFASLAEEHLDPDRPLWQVTLVDGLDDGRQALITKYHHALADGVAGLTTFARIYSDEEFEPLPDAEPNVAERIPGKSRLVGAALLAHLRALVTVVGLVLGTVRGAARVRARRRVSPVQLPAFSGAAPRTVLNDAFTPARTYARAALPLAGIKRIKEVAGVTVNDVVLGVMAGALVRYLARVSEVPERPLLTTVPVSSEPPDAPVRQAHNRFWSFTTSLATDVADPWERLARISAYAGEGKRQLDLFGVDLMPSWLDVVPPLLAEPGARKLPERLREATTDVDANILISNVRGPARPLRLLGRTVEDLYVDGPPSNGVGCNVMLWSYGDRMLLGILAFADALTDPSGLCTAIGESYAELVALADEHAALATTA, translated from the coding sequence ATGCGCCGGCTCAACGGCGAGGACGCCGGGTTCCTCTACATGGACCTGCCCCAGCAGGCGATGTGCTCGATGGCGCTGGGGGTGCTGGGCGGCGACGGGCCCCCGCTGTCCCTGGCCGACGTACGCCGGCACGTCGAGGCGCGACTGGACCAGCTGCCGTCGTGGCGCTGGCGCATCGTCCGGGTGCCACTGGGCCTGCACCACCCGGTCGCGGTCCGCGATCCCCACTTCGACCTGGACCAGCACCTGCAGGCGATCACCATCGAGGGGGACGCCGGCCTGGACGCGGCGTTCGCGTCCCTGGCCGAGGAGCACCTCGACCCGGACCGTCCGCTGTGGCAGGTGACCCTGGTCGACGGCCTCGACGACGGGCGTCAGGCGCTGATCACCAAGTACCACCACGCCCTGGCCGACGGCGTCGCCGGACTGACCACGTTCGCGCGCATCTACAGCGACGAGGAGTTCGAGCCGCTGCCTGACGCCGAGCCCAACGTGGCCGAGCGGATCCCCGGGAAGTCGCGCCTGGTGGGGGCGGCGCTGCTGGCCCACCTGCGCGCCCTGGTCACCGTCGTCGGGCTGGTGCTGGGCACCGTGCGCGGCGCCGCCCGGGTGCGGGCCCGACGCCGGGTGTCGCCGGTGCAGCTGCCCGCGTTCAGCGGGGCGGCCCCGCGGACGGTGCTGAACGACGCCTTCACCCCGGCCCGCACCTACGCCCGGGCCGCGCTGCCACTGGCCGGGATCAAGCGGATCAAGGAGGTCGCCGGGGTCACCGTCAACGACGTGGTGCTCGGCGTGATGGCCGGGGCGCTGGTGCGCTACCTGGCCCGGGTCTCCGAGGTCCCGGAGCGCCCCCTGCTGACCACGGTGCCGGTCTCCTCCGAGCCTCCCGACGCCCCGGTGCGCCAGGCGCACAACCGGTTCTGGAGCTTCACCACGTCGCTGGCCACCGACGTCGCCGACCCGTGGGAGCGCCTGGCCCGGATCAGTGCGTACGCCGGGGAGGGCAAGCGGCAGCTCGACCTGTTCGGCGTGGACCTGATGCCGTCCTGGCTGGACGTGGTGCCGCCGCTGCTCGCCGAGCCGGGGGCGCGCAAGCTCCCCGAGCGGCTGCGCGAGGCGACCACGGACGTGGATGCCAACATCCTGATCTCCAACGTCCGCGGACCGGCGCGCCCGCTGCGCCTGCTGGGCCGCACCGTGGAGGACCTCTACGTCGACGGTCCGCCGAGCAACGGGGTGGGCTGCAACGTGATGCTCTGGAGCTACGGAGACCGGATGCTGCTGGGCATCCTGGCCTTCGCCGACGCGCTCACTGACCCCTCGGGGCTGTGCACGGCGATCGGAGAGAGCTACGCCGAGCTGGTGGCTCTGGCCGACGAGCACGCCGCGCTGGCGACCACCGCCTAG
- a CDS encoding wax ester/triacylglycerol synthase family O-acyltransferase: MHRLVGSDAGFLFIESETQTSTCVDLVVLGPPPQGRAPWSLADLRRHLSARLSRTPALRRRLAQVPLGIGHPLLVDDPEFDLDAHLSQVRLPAPGGDEQLNAAVADVLPTRLDQGRPLWRVVLVDGLAGDRQALVFAFHHALADGAGLANTLAQLIDDRMHAEHPAPRAAPAPAPRRAALFAGTLGRQLLAWCAFPLLVVRTLRRFRAVDRHRASQEIAPPPAMGGAPRTLLNRSADARRVYARTDLPLADVRRVRAAAGTTLSEVVLAVVAGALRGYLAQRDALPDTPLVVNVPIGNDAPGEVSRTTGNVFANYLAHLATDEPDPRRRLAAVAAANAAARTQLDVLGRDTLTAWLDRIPPALARPAAARMAAKQRSGEAEPDFNVLVSNMRLPGSPWTMAGRTVETVVMSGPAADGAGLNITLTGYADRLGLAIVANPSAIDAPEELADRLRASLGELLAAYTDPAAARPDVVA; encoded by the coding sequence ATGCATCGACTCGTCGGCAGCGACGCCGGGTTCCTGTTCATCGAGAGCGAGACCCAGACCTCGACCTGCGTCGACCTGGTGGTGCTGGGTCCCCCACCGCAGGGACGCGCGCCCTGGTCGCTGGCGGACCTGCGGCGTCACCTGAGCGCCCGGCTCTCCCGCACGCCCGCGCTGCGCCGACGCCTGGCGCAGGTGCCGCTGGGCATCGGTCACCCGCTCCTGGTCGACGACCCGGAATTCGACCTCGACGCCCACCTGAGCCAGGTCCGGCTCCCGGCTCCCGGCGGGGACGAGCAGCTGAACGCCGCGGTCGCCGACGTGCTGCCGACGCGGCTGGACCAGGGCCGCCCGCTGTGGCGGGTGGTGCTGGTCGACGGACTGGCCGGGGACCGGCAGGCGCTGGTCTTCGCCTTCCACCACGCCCTGGCCGACGGTGCCGGACTGGCCAACACCCTCGCCCAGCTCATCGACGACCGGATGCACGCCGAGCACCCCGCGCCCCGGGCTGCCCCGGCCCCCGCGCCGCGCCGCGCCGCGCTGTTCGCCGGCACCCTCGGCCGCCAGCTGCTCGCCTGGTGTGCCTTCCCGCTGCTCGTGGTCCGGACGTTGCGCCGGTTCCGTGCCGTCGACCGGCACCGTGCGAGCCAGGAGATCGCCCCGCCCCCGGCCATGGGCGGCGCTCCCCGCACCCTGCTCAACCGGTCCGCCGACGCCCGGCGCGTCTACGCCCGCACCGACCTCCCCCTGGCCGACGTACGACGGGTGCGCGCCGCCGCGGGCACCACGCTGAGCGAGGTGGTGCTGGCGGTCGTCGCCGGCGCCCTGCGGGGCTACCTCGCCCAGCGCGACGCGCTGCCGGACACCCCGCTGGTGGTCAACGTGCCGATCGGCAACGACGCCCCCGGTGAGGTCTCGCGCACCACCGGCAACGTCTTCGCCAACTACCTGGCGCACCTGGCCACCGACGAGCCCGACCCCCGGCGCCGGCTGGCCGCGGTGGCCGCCGCCAACGCCGCCGCCCGCACCCAGCTCGACGTGCTGGGCCGGGACACCCTGACCGCCTGGCTGGACCGGATCCCGCCGGCCCTGGCCCGGCCGGCCGCGGCCCGGATGGCGGCCAAGCAGCGCAGCGGCGAGGCCGAGCCCGACTTCAACGTGCTGGTCTCCAACATGCGGCTGCCCGGCAGCCCCTGGACGATGGCGGGCCGCACGGTGGAGACGGTCGTGATGTCGGGCCCGGCCGCAGACGGCGCCGGGCTCAACATCACCCTCACCGGGTACGCCGACCGGCTCGGGCTGGCCATCGTGGCGAACCCCAGCGCGATCGACGCCCCCGAGGAGCTGGCCGACCGCCTGCGCGCCTCCCTCGGCGAGCTGCTGGCGGCGTACACGGACCCAGCGGCGGCGCGACCGGACGTGGTGGCCTGA